In one window of Micromonospora cathayae DNA:
- the upp gene encoding uracil phosphoribosyltransferase — protein MDVHVIDHPLAQSRLTAMRDARTDSSTFRAALHELTTMLVYEAARSFPVEKYPVSTPVTDTEGTRLANPPLLVPVLRAGLGMADAALGLLPESSMGFVGLARDEETYEPRAYMESLPRDLSGLPVLVLDPMLATGGSLEHCCRLLADRGCTDITVLCVLAAPVGIERLERSGLPLRLVTASIDEGLNDRKFIVPGLGDAGDRQFGGMPRF, from the coding sequence GTGGACGTACACGTGATCGACCATCCGCTCGCCCAGTCGCGGCTCACCGCCATGCGGGACGCCCGCACCGACTCCTCCACCTTCCGGGCGGCGCTGCACGAACTCACCACCATGCTGGTGTACGAGGCCGCCCGCTCCTTCCCGGTGGAGAAGTACCCGGTGAGCACCCCGGTCACCGACACCGAGGGCACCCGGCTGGCGAACCCGCCGCTGCTGGTGCCGGTGCTGCGGGCCGGTCTCGGGATGGCCGACGCCGCCCTCGGCCTGCTGCCGGAGTCCTCGATGGGGTTCGTCGGCCTGGCCCGCGACGAGGAGACGTACGAGCCGCGCGCGTACATGGAGTCACTGCCCCGTGACCTGAGCGGCCTGCCGGTGCTGGTGCTCGACCCGATGCTCGCCACCGGCGGTTCGCTGGAGCACTGCTGCCGGCTGCTCGCCGACCGGGGCTGCACCGACATCACCGTGCTCTGCGTGCTGGCCGCGCCGGTCGGCATCGAGCGGCTGGAGCGGTCCGGCCTGCCGCTGCGGCTGGTCACCGCCTCGATCGACGAGGGCCTCAACGACCGGAAGTTCATCGTGCCCGGCCTCGGCGACGCCGGCGACCGGCAGTTCGGTGGAATGCCCCGCTTCTGA
- a CDS encoding aldehyde dehydrogenase family protein: MSERVAVRKTYKLFIGGKFPRSESGRSYLVQSANVSLASRKDVRDAVVAARAAVKGWSGATAYNRGQILYRVAEMLEGRREQFVALGVPGDEVDAATDRWVWYAGWADKLPQVYGGANPVAGPYFNLSAPEPTGVVGVVAPEQPALLGLVSVIAPAIVTGNTVVTLASPTAPLAAVTLAEVLATSDLPGGVVNLLTGRITETAPTLAAHMDVNALDLTGVTDPELAVELEVKAAENLKRVLRPAPADHDWTVDPGVTRMTTLLETKTVWHPKGV, from the coding sequence ATGTCTGAGCGGGTCGCGGTACGCAAGACGTACAAGCTCTTCATCGGCGGGAAGTTCCCCCGCAGCGAGTCGGGACGGTCGTATCTGGTGCAATCCGCGAACGTGTCTCTTGCCTCCCGGAAGGACGTCCGGGACGCCGTGGTCGCCGCCCGCGCCGCCGTGAAGGGCTGGTCCGGGGCGACCGCCTACAACCGGGGGCAGATCCTCTACCGGGTCGCCGAGATGCTGGAGGGCCGGCGCGAGCAGTTCGTCGCGCTCGGCGTACCCGGCGACGAGGTGGACGCGGCCACCGACCGCTGGGTCTGGTACGCCGGCTGGGCCGACAAGCTCCCCCAGGTGTACGGGGGCGCGAACCCGGTGGCCGGGCCGTACTTCAACCTCTCCGCGCCCGAGCCGACCGGCGTGGTCGGCGTGGTGGCCCCGGAGCAGCCGGCCCTGCTCGGGCTGGTCAGCGTGATCGCCCCGGCGATCGTCACCGGCAACACGGTGGTCACGCTCGCCTCGCCGACCGCGCCGCTGGCCGCGGTCACCCTGGCCGAGGTGCTCGCCACCAGCGACCTCCCCGGCGGTGTGGTCAACCTGCTCACCGGTCGGATCACCGAGACCGCCCCGACGCTGGCCGCCCACATGGACGTCAACGCCCTCGACCTGACCGGCGTGACCGACCCCGAGCTGGCCGTCGAGCTGGAGGTGAAGGCGGCGGAGAACCTCAAGCGGGTGCTCCGCCCGGCCCCCGCCGACCACGACTGGACCGTCGACCCCGGCGTCACCCGGATGACCACCCTGCTGGAAACCAAGACCGTCTGGCACCCCAAGGGCGTCTGA
- a CDS encoding GOLPH3/VPS74 family protein — protein MTGVALAEELLLLAYDDETGKATMPRISLDLGMAAAVLVELALAGRVAYSDGSLVVADPTPTGEPIVDEVLARIAATETPGTPSSWVQRLRHGLRDKILGDLCRRGVVRDVEETELGFIHVHRYPTVDATVEEDTRRRLAEALTGGPVPDERTAALATLVSAVRMEPALGLTGAGVAEAHQRLEEIAGGAGFSGTVNLEDSVVRPSVALVVAALGRAVDQALGKRA, from the coding sequence ATGACTGGTGTTGCGCTTGCCGAAGAGCTGCTGCTCCTCGCGTACGACGACGAAACCGGCAAGGCGACGATGCCGCGGATCAGCCTGGACCTCGGCATGGCCGCCGCGGTCCTGGTGGAGCTCGCCCTCGCCGGCCGGGTCGCCTACTCCGACGGCTCGCTGGTGGTGGCCGACCCCACCCCGACCGGTGAGCCGATCGTCGACGAGGTGCTGGCCCGGATCGCCGCCACCGAGACCCCCGGTACCCCGTCCTCCTGGGTGCAGCGGCTGCGGCACGGCCTGCGCGACAAGATCCTCGGCGACCTGTGCCGGCGGGGCGTGGTACGCGACGTGGAGGAGACCGAGCTGGGCTTCATCCACGTGCACCGGTACCCGACCGTGGACGCCACGGTCGAGGAGGACACCCGGCGGCGGCTCGCCGAGGCGCTCACCGGCGGACCGGTGCCCGACGAGCGGACCGCCGCGCTGGCGACCCTGGTCTCGGCGGTCCGGATGGAGCCGGCGCTCGGCCTGACCGGTGCCGGCGTCGCCGAAGCCCACCAGCGGCTGGAGGAGATCGCCGGCGGCGCCGGGTTCAGCGGGACCGTCAACCTGGAGGACTCGGTGGTGCGTCCCTCCGTGGCGCTGGTGGTGGCCGCGCTCGGCCGGGCCGTCGACCAGGCCCTCGGTAAGCGCGCCTGA
- a CDS encoding serine/threonine-protein kinase codes for MTQIPTWSGGPASPPNGRAAPGTTIGGRYELRTPVGNGGMGTVWRATDTLLRRDVAVKEVVLPPGLAPSDRDAMYERTLREARAAAAIQHPAVVQVYDVVTEGGRPWIVMELLDARSLADMVIEDGPLPPRAVAKIGIALLGALEVAHAISVLHRDVKPANVLICTDGRCVLTDFGVARMPTDVQLTTPGMVLGSPHFISPERAMGQDFGPPSDLFSLGVTLYTAVEGRPPFDKGDPIETMHSVVEDEPATPVRSGPLTRVLMGLLEKDPARRFDVHTSRAMLRELLAGPLASNAAAVNSVTDPYAVVPVPRPAPTTPAKATTPEPKPTGQIGGPAMLAPGESLTDRLAALRRGEQPKTATPVASTSALEDTSADALAGPLHTPTGAMPAPSARAERAGTTYGAKPAADAAGPVKQDTAPTVNLGRASGAKDDADATVKGGLPTAGFGRPAETTRPVTYGRTPDATQPVTYGRTPDATQPVPFGRAPDATQPVAFGRTPDATQPVPPGGAPEATQRLGGTYGAPAGGQWSVPGTGQPWAVPPATGGPNAGKPGGGLLGQVRRWPRKIQLAAAGGLAVVLLIGLFAVLGGGGDEEPSAPPQAQPTASPEPAPAALEMEEHSARGVAVLVPKGWKRASGGSYTDYTDPEDSGRRVRIITEPFSTTSMRWAEVAADGLRTRTSCAKPYEQLALDEQQLAGKAAAQIEYTCGEGDTKRHGVWRGVVHDGKAYSFYLTANDSRFAESKPIFDQMVESFRLTDAG; via the coding sequence GTGACTCAGATCCCGACGTGGAGCGGTGGACCGGCCAGTCCCCCCAACGGGCGTGCAGCCCCCGGCACCACCATCGGTGGTCGCTACGAGCTGCGCACCCCGGTGGGCAACGGCGGCATGGGCACGGTCTGGCGGGCCACAGACACACTTCTCCGACGTGACGTCGCGGTGAAGGAGGTCGTCCTCCCGCCGGGCCTGGCGCCCAGCGACCGCGACGCGATGTACGAACGCACCCTCCGCGAGGCCCGCGCCGCCGCGGCCATCCAGCACCCGGCCGTGGTGCAGGTCTACGACGTGGTCACCGAGGGTGGCCGGCCGTGGATCGTGATGGAGCTGCTGGACGCGCGCAGCCTCGCCGACATGGTCATCGAGGACGGCCCGCTCCCGCCCCGCGCGGTCGCCAAGATCGGCATTGCGCTGCTCGGGGCGCTGGAGGTGGCGCACGCGATCAGCGTGCTGCACCGGGACGTGAAACCGGCGAACGTGCTGATCTGCACCGACGGTCGCTGCGTGCTGACCGACTTCGGCGTCGCCCGGATGCCCACCGACGTGCAGCTCACCACGCCGGGCATGGTGCTCGGCTCACCACACTTCATCTCCCCCGAGCGGGCGATGGGGCAGGACTTCGGCCCGCCGAGCGACCTGTTCTCGCTGGGCGTGACCCTCTACACCGCGGTCGAGGGGCGACCCCCCTTCGACAAGGGCGACCCGATCGAGACGATGCACTCCGTGGTCGAGGACGAGCCCGCCACTCCGGTGCGCAGCGGCCCGCTGACCCGGGTGCTGATGGGTCTGCTGGAGAAGGACCCGGCCCGCCGGTTCGACGTGCACACCTCCCGGGCCATGCTCCGCGAGCTGCTCGCCGGCCCGCTGGCCAGCAACGCGGCGGCGGTCAACTCGGTCACCGACCCGTACGCGGTGGTGCCGGTGCCCCGGCCCGCGCCGACGACCCCGGCGAAGGCGACGACCCCGGAGCCCAAACCGACCGGTCAGATCGGTGGGCCGGCGATGCTCGCCCCCGGCGAGTCGCTGACCGACCGGCTGGCCGCGCTGCGGCGCGGCGAGCAGCCGAAGACCGCCACTCCGGTGGCCTCCACCTCCGCGCTGGAGGACACCAGCGCGGACGCGCTCGCCGGCCCGCTGCACACCCCGACCGGCGCGATGCCGGCACCCAGCGCCCGCGCCGAGCGGGCGGGCACCACGTACGGCGCCAAGCCCGCGGCCGACGCCGCCGGGCCGGTCAAGCAGGACACCGCGCCCACGGTCAACCTCGGCCGGGCGTCCGGGGCGAAGGACGACGCCGACGCCACGGTCAAGGGCGGCCTGCCGACGGCCGGCTTCGGCCGTCCGGCGGAGACCACCCGCCCGGTCACCTACGGCCGGACCCCGGACGCGACCCAACCCGTCACCTACGGCCGGACGCCGGACGCCACCCAGCCGGTACCGTTCGGTCGCGCCCCGGACGCCACCCAGCCGGTGGCGTTCGGCCGCACTCCCGACGCCACCCAGCCGGTGCCGCCCGGTGGCGCGCCGGAGGCCACCCAGCGGCTCGGCGGCACCTACGGCGCACCCGCCGGCGGACAGTGGTCGGTGCCGGGCACCGGCCAGCCGTGGGCGGTGCCGCCCGCCACCGGTGGGCCGAACGCCGGCAAGCCGGGCGGCGGGCTGCTCGGGCAGGTCCGGCGCTGGCCGCGCAAGATCCAGCTCGCCGCCGCCGGTGGCCTGGCCGTGGTGCTGCTGATCGGCCTGTTCGCCGTGCTCGGCGGCGGTGGCGACGAGGAGCCGTCCGCGCCGCCGCAGGCCCAGCCCACCGCCAGTCCGGAGCCGGCGCCCGCCGCGCTGGAGATGGAGGAGCACTCGGCGCGCGGGGTCGCCGTGCTGGTGCCGAAGGGCTGGAAGCGGGCCAGCGGCGGCAGCTACACCGACTACACCGACCCGGAGGACAGCGGTCGCCGGGTCCGCATCATCACCGAGCCCTTCAGCACCACCTCGATGCGCTGGGCGGAGGTGGCGGCGGACGGTCTGCGTACCCGCACCTCCTGCGCCAAGCCGTACGAGCAGCTGGCCCTGGACGAGCAGCAGTTGGCCGGGAAGGCGGCGGCCCAGATCGAGTACACCTGCGGCGAGGGCGACACCAAGCGGCACGGGGTGTGGCGGGGCGTCGTGCACGACGGCAAGGCGTACTCCTTCTACCTGACCGCCAACGACTCCCGGTTCGCCGAGAGCAAGCCGATCTTCGACCAGATGGTCGAGTCCTTCCGGCTGACCGACGCCGGCTGA
- a CDS encoding phospho-sugar mutase, with the protein MAAEPTDLDDLRARAQRWLDDDPDPASRDELRAVLDRLPDSAPDLADRFAGPLTFGTAGLRGPLRAGPNGMNLAVVTQAAAGLVGWLAAEGATGPLVIGYDARRGSKEFAERTAEVATGAGRPALLLPRPLPTPVLAYAVRHLDAAAGVMVTASHNPPEDNGYKVYLGAQLGGATGAGAQIVPPADRGIEAAIRAVGPLAEVPLGPAGQVLGDDLTVAYVRQAAEVIGPDGPRRLKVAYTPLHGVGAAVLTAAFTRAGFGVPGVVPDQAEPDGTFPTVSFPNPEEPGAVDRLVALAESTGADLAIANDPDADRCAVAVRDPGTGAWRMLRGDEVGALLADHLMRRGVRGLYATTIVSSSLLRAMCAARDLPYDETLTGFKWIVRAGDGTDPLVFGYEEALGYCVAPDHVRDKDGITAALTVAELAAGLKAEGRTLTDRLDELAAEFGVHHTDQYAVRVTDLGLIADAMARIRAATPTALLGAPVTSAQDLLPGADVVILRTATARVVIRPSGTEPKLKAYLEVVEPVVDGDVAAARGRAVTSVAALRAEVATALAL; encoded by the coding sequence ATGGCGGCGGAACCCACTGACCTCGACGACCTTCGCGCCCGCGCCCAGCGGTGGCTCGACGACGACCCCGACCCGGCCAGCCGGGACGAACTCCGGGCCGTCCTCGACCGGCTGCCGGACAGCGCGCCCGACCTGGCCGACCGGTTCGCCGGGCCGCTGACCTTCGGCACCGCCGGGCTACGTGGGCCGCTGCGGGCCGGGCCGAACGGGATGAACCTGGCGGTGGTCACCCAGGCCGCGGCCGGGCTGGTCGGCTGGCTCGCCGCCGAGGGCGCGACCGGCCCGCTGGTCATCGGGTACGACGCGCGGCGCGGCTCGAAGGAGTTCGCCGAACGGACCGCCGAGGTCGCCACCGGGGCGGGCCGCCCCGCGCTGCTGCTGCCCCGCCCGCTGCCCACCCCGGTGCTCGCGTACGCGGTCCGTCACCTCGACGCGGCGGCCGGCGTCATGGTCACCGCCAGCCACAACCCGCCCGAGGACAACGGCTACAAGGTCTACCTGGGCGCGCAACTCGGCGGGGCGACCGGAGCCGGGGCACAGATCGTGCCGCCCGCCGACCGGGGCATCGAGGCGGCCATCCGGGCGGTCGGCCCGCTGGCCGAGGTGCCGCTCGGCCCGGCCGGGCAGGTGCTCGGCGACGACCTGACGGTGGCGTACGTCCGGCAGGCGGCCGAGGTGATCGGGCCGGACGGTCCCCGGCGGCTGAAGGTGGCGTACACGCCACTGCACGGGGTGGGCGCGGCCGTGCTCACCGCCGCGTTCACCCGGGCCGGCTTCGGGGTCCCCGGCGTGGTGCCCGACCAGGCCGAACCGGACGGCACCTTCCCGACCGTGTCCTTCCCCAACCCGGAGGAGCCGGGCGCGGTGGACCGGCTGGTCGCGCTCGCCGAGTCGACCGGGGCGGACCTGGCGATCGCCAACGACCCGGACGCCGACCGCTGTGCGGTGGCCGTCCGTGACCCCGGCACCGGGGCGTGGCGGATGCTGCGCGGGGACGAGGTGGGCGCCCTGCTCGCCGACCACCTGATGCGCCGGGGCGTCCGGGGCCTGTACGCCACCACCATCGTGTCGTCGTCGCTGCTGCGGGCCATGTGCGCGGCCCGGGACCTGCCGTACGACGAGACGCTGACCGGGTTCAAGTGGATCGTCCGGGCCGGCGACGGCACCGATCCGCTGGTGTTCGGGTACGAGGAGGCGCTCGGCTACTGCGTCGCGCCGGACCACGTCCGGGACAAGGACGGCATCACCGCCGCGCTGACCGTCGCCGAGCTGGCCGCCGGGCTGAAGGCCGAGGGCCGTACCCTCACCGACCGGCTGGACGAGCTGGCCGCCGAGTTCGGCGTGCACCACACCGACCAGTACGCCGTCCGGGTCACCGACCTGGGCCTGATCGCCGACGCGATGGCCCGGATCCGGGCCGCCACCCCGACCGCGCTGCTCGGTGCGCCGGTCACCTCGGCACAGGACCTGCTCCCCGGGGCGGACGTGGTGATCCTGCGTACCGCCACCGCCCGGGTGGTGATCCGCCCGTCCGGCACCGAACCGAAGCTCAAGGCGTACCTGGAGGTGGTGGAGCCGGTGGTGGACGGCGACGTCGCCGCGGCCCGGGGGCGGGCCGTCACCTCGGTCGCCGCCCTGCGCGCCGAGGTCGCCACCGCCCTCGCCCTGTAG
- a CDS encoding aldehyde dehydrogenase family protein yields the protein MFEYAPAPESRSVVDLKPSYGLFVDGDFVDPSDGGSFKSINPASEEVLAEVAEAGSADVDRAVRAARTAYERVWGPMPGRDRAKYLFRIARIIQERSRELAVLESLDNGKPIKESRDVDLPLVAAHFFYYAGWADKLEHAGFGRRPTSQHSGAAPQPLGVAAQVIPWNFPLLMLAWKIAPALAAGNTVVLKPAETTPLTALLFAEICQQADLPPGVVNIVTGAGDTGRALVEHPGVDKVAFTGSTEVGKAIARAVAGTRKKLTLELGGKAANIVFDDAPVDQAVEGIVNGIFFNQGHVCCAGSRLLVQESVADVVLDSLKRRMARLRVGDPLDKNTDIGAINSAAQLAKIRELSEVGAAEGAERWSPPCELPERGFWFAPTVFTGVTQAHRIAREEIFGPVLSVLTFRTPAEAVEKANNTPYGLSAGIWTDKGSRILWMADRLRAGVVWANTFNKFDPTSPFGGYKESGYGREGGRHGLEAYLNV from the coding sequence ATGTTCGAATACGCACCCGCCCCCGAGTCCCGCTCGGTGGTGGACCTCAAACCGTCGTACGGGCTGTTCGTCGACGGGGACTTCGTCGACCCGTCCGACGGCGGCAGCTTCAAGTCGATCAACCCGGCCTCGGAGGAGGTGCTGGCCGAGGTCGCCGAGGCCGGCAGCGCCGACGTGGACCGCGCGGTCCGGGCCGCCCGGACGGCGTACGAGCGGGTGTGGGGTCCGATGCCGGGCCGGGACCGGGCCAAGTACCTGTTCCGGATCGCCCGGATCATCCAGGAACGCTCCCGTGAGCTGGCGGTGCTGGAGTCGCTGGACAACGGCAAGCCGATCAAGGAGTCCCGGGACGTCGACCTGCCGCTGGTCGCCGCGCACTTCTTCTACTACGCCGGCTGGGCCGACAAGCTGGAGCACGCCGGGTTCGGCCGGAGGCCGACCAGCCAGCACAGCGGGGCCGCTCCGCAGCCTCTGGGCGTGGCCGCGCAGGTCATCCCGTGGAACTTCCCGCTGCTGATGCTGGCCTGGAAGATCGCCCCGGCCCTCGCGGCCGGCAACACGGTGGTGCTGAAGCCGGCCGAGACCACCCCGCTGACCGCGCTGCTGTTCGCCGAGATCTGCCAGCAGGCCGACCTGCCGCCGGGCGTGGTCAACATCGTCACCGGGGCCGGCGACACCGGCCGTGCCCTGGTCGAGCACCCCGGCGTCGACAAGGTCGCCTTCACCGGCTCCACCGAGGTCGGCAAGGCCATCGCCCGCGCGGTCGCCGGCACCCGCAAGAAGCTCACCCTGGAGCTGGGCGGCAAGGCCGCCAACATCGTCTTCGACGACGCCCCGGTCGACCAGGCGGTCGAGGGGATCGTCAACGGCATCTTCTTCAACCAGGGACACGTCTGCTGCGCCGGCTCCCGCCTGCTGGTCCAGGAATCGGTCGCGGACGTGGTGCTCGACTCGCTCAAGCGCCGGATGGCCCGGCTCCGGGTCGGTGACCCGCTGGACAAGAACACCGACATCGGCGCGATCAACTCGGCCGCCCAGCTCGCCAAGATCCGCGAGCTGTCCGAGGTCGGCGCGGCCGAGGGCGCGGAACGCTGGTCGCCGCCGTGCGAACTGCCCGAACGCGGCTTCTGGTTCGCCCCGACCGTCTTCACCGGGGTCACCCAGGCGCACCGGATCGCCCGCGAGGAGATCTTCGGCCCGGTGCTGTCCGTACTGACCTTCCGCACCCCGGCCGAGGCCGTCGAGAAGGCCAACAACACGCCGTACGGGCTGTCCGCCGGCATCTGGACCGACAAGGGCTCCCGGATCCTGTGGATGGCCGACCGGCTGCGCGCCGGGGTGGTGTGGGCCAACACGTTCAACAAGTTCGACCCGACCTCGCCGTTCGGCGGGTACAAGGAGTCGGGCTACGGCCGCGAGGGTGGTCGGCACGGGCTGGAGGCGTACCTCAATGTCTGA
- a CDS encoding PIN domain-containing protein, producing the protein MVPAPLLVFLDANVLFSRTLRDWISLSAIASGCLAYDLRCSEDVLAEWMYRMRRKRPELSEQAVGGQRRRFVEAFPHGLVTGYSPEAVPCPPDPDDRHVLAAAVHGQVDVLVTNDGRGTGAFPAHCLPDGLEVWTADELLNWVADGSMELVRRVLGIQLAYYRRTIVAADRDEAGMIAHLRKAGASRFASRLEKAVDQEGDGGIGAPPPPPP; encoded by the coding sequence GTGGTTCCGGCCCCTCTGCTCGTTTTTCTCGACGCCAACGTGCTCTTTTCCCGGACTCTCCGGGACTGGATCAGTCTGTCGGCCATCGCGAGCGGATGCCTCGCCTACGACCTTCGGTGCAGCGAGGACGTGCTTGCGGAATGGATGTACCGCATGCGCCGCAAACGTCCGGAGCTTTCCGAGCAGGCCGTGGGAGGGCAGCGCCGAAGGTTTGTGGAGGCGTTCCCGCACGGCCTGGTGACGGGCTATTCGCCCGAGGCGGTGCCCTGTCCGCCGGATCCCGACGATCGCCACGTGCTCGCCGCTGCGGTGCACGGCCAGGTGGACGTGCTGGTCACCAACGACGGACGGGGAACCGGCGCGTTCCCGGCGCACTGCCTCCCCGACGGGCTGGAGGTCTGGACCGCCGACGAACTGTTGAACTGGGTGGCCGACGGGTCGATGGAACTCGTACGGCGGGTGCTGGGCATTCAGCTCGCCTACTACCGCCGAACGATCGTGGCAGCGGATCGCGACGAGGCTGGGATGATCGCCCACCTGCGGAAGGCGGGTGCGTCTCGCTTCGCGAGCCGCCTCGAAAAGGCTGTCGATCAGGAAGGTGACGGCGGAATCGGTGCTCCTCCGCCACCACCTCCCTGA
- a CDS encoding helix-turn-helix domain-containing protein, which yields MGHTDVTVTSVMPAEGVERRQVVAVDKFLDRFSGEGSSGSARLVSADGTEVVVPGQIFDVLRQVAAMLSRGDGVAVSAIASELSTTEAARLLGMSRPTLIRLVDAGELPSHRVGTHRRLVLRDVLDFRRRQLRERREAYEALMLESDALGLNDDE from the coding sequence ATGGGGCACACCGATGTGACGGTCACCTCGGTCATGCCGGCCGAAGGTGTCGAACGGCGGCAGGTGGTCGCGGTCGACAAGTTCCTGGACCGGTTCTCCGGCGAAGGTTCGAGCGGCAGCGCACGCCTCGTCTCCGCCGACGGCACGGAAGTGGTCGTTCCGGGCCAGATCTTCGACGTCCTGCGGCAGGTGGCGGCAATGCTGAGCCGTGGGGACGGCGTTGCGGTCAGCGCGATCGCCAGCGAGCTGTCCACCACGGAAGCGGCGCGACTTCTCGGCATGTCCCGCCCGACCTTGATTCGCCTGGTCGACGCTGGTGAGCTGCCGTCGCATCGGGTAGGCACCCATCGCCGGCTGGTGCTGAGGGACGTTCTCGACTTCCGCCGCAGGCAGTTACGCGAACGGCGGGAAGCGTACGAGGCGTTGATGCTGGAATCCGATGCACTCGGCTTGAACGACGACGAGTGA
- the deoC gene encoding deoxyribose-phosphate aldolase — MTATATSARSDLSELGRSETALRTFLHGLPGVDQVGAEQRAAQLGTRSIKTTAKAQAIDLAIRMVDLTTLEGADTPGKVRALAAKALRPDPADPSCPHVGAVCVYPAMVPYVAEVLRGSGVHLASVATAFPSGQAPLEVKLADTRAAVAAGADEIDMVISRGDFLSGRYQAVYDEIVAVKEACGDAHLKVILETGELATYDNVRRASWLAMLAGGDFIKTSTGKVPVAATLPVTLVMLEAVRDFRAATGRQVGVKPAGGIKTTKDAIKYLVMVNETVGPDWLDPDWFRFGASSLLNDLLMQRTKLTTGVYAGPDYFTLD, encoded by the coding sequence ATGACGGCGACAGCGACGTCGGCCCGGTCGGACCTCTCCGAGCTGGGACGATCCGAGACCGCTCTGCGGACCTTCCTGCACGGCCTACCGGGCGTGGACCAGGTCGGCGCGGAGCAGCGGGCGGCCCAACTCGGCACCCGCAGCATCAAGACCACCGCCAAGGCGCAGGCCATCGACCTGGCCATCCGGATGGTCGACCTGACCACCCTGGAGGGGGCGGACACCCCCGGCAAGGTGCGGGCGCTGGCCGCCAAGGCGCTGCGCCCGGACCCGGCCGATCCGTCCTGCCCGCACGTCGGCGCGGTCTGCGTCTACCCGGCGATGGTCCCGTACGTGGCCGAGGTGCTGCGCGGTTCCGGCGTGCACCTGGCCAGCGTGGCGACCGCCTTCCCGTCCGGGCAGGCCCCCCTGGAGGTCAAGCTGGCCGACACCCGGGCCGCGGTGGCGGCCGGCGCGGACGAGATCGACATGGTGATCAGCCGGGGTGACTTCCTCTCCGGCCGCTACCAGGCGGTCTACGACGAGATCGTGGCGGTCAAGGAGGCCTGCGGGGACGCCCACCTGAAGGTCATCCTGGAGACCGGCGAGCTGGCCACGTACGACAACGTGCGCCGGGCCTCCTGGCTGGCGATGCTGGCCGGCGGGGACTTCATCAAGACGTCCACCGGCAAGGTCCCGGTGGCGGCCACGCTGCCGGTGACGCTGGTGATGCTGGAGGCGGTCCGCGACTTCCGGGCCGCCACCGGGCGGCAGGTCGGCGTGAAGCCGGCCGGCGGCATCAAGACCACCAAGGACGCGATCAAGTACCTGGTGATGGTGAACGAGACGGTCGGCCCGGACTGGCTCGACCCGGACTGGTTCCGCTTCGGCGCGTCCAGCCTCCTCAACGACCTGCTCATGCAGCGCACCAAGCTGACGACCGGCGTCTACGCCGGCCCCGACTACTTCACCCTGGACTGA
- a CDS encoding BlaI/MecI/CopY family transcriptional regulator: protein MTRLGDLERAVMDVLWDGTSGPGGVTVREVADALAGRELAYTTVMTVLDRLAGKGMVEREREGRAWRYRAAASREAHIAQLMLDALDLGGSRDAALVRFARSVTGTEADVLRAALSAEAGRGPAETGRRANAEAGQQPAGPSAGRSSAPGRATEPGRPATPGPQAGPVDEGAER from the coding sequence GTGACTCGGCTGGGGGACCTTGAGCGTGCGGTGATGGACGTGCTGTGGGACGGGACGTCCGGCCCCGGCGGAGTGACCGTACGTGAGGTGGCCGACGCGCTGGCCGGACGCGAGCTGGCGTACACCACGGTGATGACCGTGCTGGACCGGCTCGCCGGCAAGGGCATGGTGGAGCGCGAGCGGGAGGGCCGGGCCTGGCGGTACCGTGCCGCGGCCAGCCGGGAGGCGCACATCGCCCAGCTCATGCTCGACGCGCTCGACCTGGGCGGCAGCCGGGACGCGGCGCTGGTCCGGTTCGCCCGCTCGGTGACCGGGACGGAGGCCGACGTGCTCCGCGCCGCGCTGAGCGCGGAGGCCGGCCGGGGGCCGGCGGAGACCGGCCGGAGGGCGAACGCGGAGGCCGGCCAGCAGCCGGCGGGTCCGTCGGCCGGCAGGTCGTCAGCCCCGGGACGGGCCACCGAGCCGGGGCGGCCGGCGACGCCAGGGCCACAGGCCGGGCCGGTGGACGAGGGCGCGGAGCGGTAG